In Microbulbifer elongatus, the DNA window GGTGTCCGAGTGGTTCCCGGCCAAGCAGCTGGGCACCGCGGAAGGTATCTACGGGGGCTGGGGCAACTTCGGCTCTGCCGCCGGCGCCATGACCCTGCCAACCATTGCGCTGTTGTTCGGTGGTGAGGATGGCTGGCGCTACGCCATCGGTATTACCGGTGCGATTGCCCTGGTGTACAGCGTGATTTACTACCGCTCGGTGACCGATACGCCCAAAGGTGGCACCTATTTCAAGCCGAAGAAAATCGGTGGCATGGAGGTTTCCAGCCCATCCGACTTTGTGCTGCTTTTGATCATGAAGGTGCCCATGTACGCGGCGCTGGCGCTGCTGACCTGGAAGCTGTCTCCAGCGGGCGTGGGCATGCTGGCGATGCCGGTGGCGATCGTGATTTATGTTTCCCTGGTCGCCCTGTATGTGTTTGATGCGAAGAAGTGCTACGACATCAACAAAGAGATTTTCGTGAAGTTGCCGGAGCCTATTCACCGCTACAAGTTCAAGCAGGTTGCGGTGCTGAATATTCTGTACTTTGCGACCTTCGGTTCCGAGCTTGCGGTGATTTCCATGCTGCCGCTGTTTTTCTCGGAGACCTTTACCCTGGATCCGGTGAAGGCGGGCCTGCTGGCTTCGGCCTACGCGTTTATGAACCTGATGTCGCGCCCGGCAGGTGGTCTGATCAGTGATCGGTTTGGGCGCAAGAGTACGCTGCTGATTCTGACGGCGGGTCTGGCGCTGGGTTATCTGACCATGAGCATGATTGATGCGGAATGGCCGCTTTATCTGGCGGTGGCTGCGGCGATGGCGTGCTCTTTCTTTGTGCAATCCGGTGAGGGGGCGGTGTTTGCGGTGGTGCCGCTGATCAAGCGTCGTCTGACCGGGCAGATTGCGGGGATGACCGGTGCTTACGGGAATGTGGGTGCGGTGTTTTACCTGACGATTCTGAGTATGGTTTCTTACCAGACGTTCTTCCTGGTGATCGCGGGTACGGCGGTGCTTGGATTTGTTACGCTGCTGTTCCTGGAGGAGCCGGAAGGTCAGATGGCGGAAGTCATGCCTGATGGTAGTGTTTCTTTGATCGACGTAGCGTAATTCTTGAATGCCGTCATGCCGGACTCGATCCGGCATCCAGCTTCGTAGCACTGGATTCCGGGTCAGGCCCGGAATGACGAGAGGGGCGAATTCAGGCCCTCAAATCACAAAAACCGTCATGCCGGACTTGATCCGGCATCCAGCTTCGTAGCTCTGGATTCCGGGTCAAGCCCGGAATGACGAGAGGGGCGAATTCAGGCCCTCAAATCATAAAAACCGTCATGCCGGACTTGATCCGGCATCCAGCTTCGTAGCTCTGGATTCCGGGTCAAGCCCGGAATGACGAGAGGAGCAAACCACTTTGAACACCACCTGCAAAACCATCACCGTGCCCGATTCCGACCAACAGGCCTCCAATTCCGAGAACCTGGAATTTGCCACCGCCACCGAGTGTGGGCAGAGCGCCTACAACGACGATGCGGTTGCAGTCTATCGGGCCACCGGGAGTGATCTGCGGTATCGCGGTTCCCTGGCGGCGATTGCCGATGGGGTGGGCAGCGCGGAGGCCGGGGGTGCGGCGGCGCGGGCGGCGGTGAGCGGGTTTATTTCCGATTATTACAGTACACCGGATTCCTGGTCGGTGAAGCAGGCGGCGGCGCGGGTTTTACATGCACTGAATGGTTGGCTGTACCGGCAGAGCGGTGGGGCGGATGAGGTGCAGCGGGGTTGGTTGACGACCTTTTCTGCAGTGGTGCTGAAGGGCTCTACGGCGCACCTGATTCATATCGGGGATTCGCGGATTTACCGGCTGCGGGATGGCAACCTTGAGTGTCTGACTCGGGACCACAGTCGCACGCTGGGGCCGGGGCGGACGTTTTTGAGTCGCGCACTGGGGATGGATGCGCATATCGAGGTGGATTACCGGCAGGAGCCACTGGAAGCCGGCGATCTGTTTTGTGTGACCACCGATGGCATTCACGATTTTCTGCCCACTAAGCAGTTCAAACAGCTGCTTGAAGCGCACCAGCTGGAGGCGGCGCAGCCATTGATGGCGGCGGCGCTGGATAATGGCAGTAAGGACAATCTGAGCCTGGCGCTGTGCCGGGTGAATGTGCTGGATTCTTTAGAGGCGGACGATGTGATGCTGGCGACAAGCCAGCTGCCCTTTCCGCCGCCGCTGCAGCCGGGTAACAAGATCGACGGTTACGAGGTGCTGCAGGAGCTGCACGCGAGTAGCCGCAGTTATCTGTACCTGGTGCGGGATATGGAATCCGACGAGCTGCGCGCTTTGAAGGCGCCGTCGGAAAATTTCAGTGACGACCCGGCTTATATCGAGCGGTTTATCGCCGAGGAATGGACCGGGCGCCGGCTGGAGCATCCGGCCATTGTGAAGGTGTTCCCGCCGCGCAAGGAGCGCAAGTTCCTGTACCACGTGATGGAGTATGTGGACGGACAGAATCTGCGTCAGTGGATGCAGTTGAATCCGGAACCGCCGCTGGATCAGGTGCGCAATCTGGTGCAGCAGCTGGTGAGCGCCCTGCGCCGCCTGCAACGGCTGGAAATCGTGCACGGGGATCTGAAGCCGGAAAATATCATGGTGGATTCCAGCGGTCGCCTGAAACTGATCGATCTCGGCGGCGCCAATGCAGCGGGGCTGCAGGAGCTGCTGCGCTATCAGGACAGTGCACCACCGGGCAGCAAGAATTATTGCGCACCGGAGTACTTCTTCGGCGATGCCGCCAGCCACCGCTCGGATATTTTTTCGCTCGGGGTCATCGCCTACGAGATGCTCACCGGGCACTACCCCTATAAAGAGCGCTTTGGCAGCAACCACTATCAACTGAAGCACTACGCCAGCCTGCGCTACCGCAGTGCGAGCCGGCAACGGGAGGACATTCCGGACTGGATCGACGGCGCCCTGCGCCGCGCCTGCGCACCGGACCCGAAGAACCGCTACCCGGCACTGTCGGAATTCGTGCACGACCTCAGCACCCCCAACAAGCGGTTCGATACCACAGAGAAGCCGCCGCTGATGGAGCGCAACCCGCTGCTGTTCTGGCAGACGGTGGCGGTGCTGGCGATTCTTTCGCACCTGCTGTATTTCCTGTAACTGGCAAGCCTCGAAGCGCGCCCTGTATAAGAGCCAGTCGGGCTGTCTCCTACGGAGCAGTTGTCTTCAAGCCCCGCCATGGGGCAAGCAACCTGTACGCGCACCAATTTAACGCGCCCGCCCAGGCACTATCGCCAATAAACCGCACAAACCCTGTGGTTTCCCCGCCCCTCCCAACGCTCGCTGCCACCTGCAAGAGTTGGCACAGAGATTGAATACCTATAGTCACAATCCGAAATTCTTTTAGCAAGGCAACGGCGCCTGACACTCTTCGACAGAAGAGGGGACGCCCGTGCAGCCGCAAGCTAACCCGGCCCTTCCCCCAGCTTTCCTTCTGTCGAACGCATCAGGTTCAAACGGCAGAGATTATGGTTAAGCAAAAAATCGTCGTCATCGGCAACGGCATGGTGGGTCACCACTTCCTCGAACAACTGGCCAATCGTCCCGAGCGGGAAATGTTTGATGTGCTGGTATTCTGCGCCGAACCCCGCCCCGCCTACGATCGGGTACACCTCTCTGAATACTTCGGCGGTCGCACCGCCGACGACCTGGCCATGGGCAAGGTGGAACAGTACCGCGAATGGGGCTACGACCTGCGCCTGAACGATGCCGCCGTGGGTATCGATCGCGAAAACAAGGTTGTCACTTCCGCTAGCGGCGCTACCGAAGCCTACGATCATCTGATTCTGGCTACAGGTTCTTATCCGTTTGTCCCGCCAATCCCCGGTCACGAGCATGACAAGTGCTTTGTATACCGCACCATCGAAGACCTGGACAAAATCCAGGCTGCGGCCAAAGAAGGCAAGGTGGGTGTGGTAGTCGGTGGAGGTCTGCTGGGCCTGGAAGCGGCCAACGCACTCAAGCAACTGGGCCTAGAAGCCCACGTGGTGGAATTCGCCCCCGGTCTGATGTCGGTTCAGCTGGACGAAGGCGGCTCCAAACTGCTGCGGGAAAAAATTGAAGAGCTGGGTGTGACCGTACACACCAGCACCGCCACCGAGCTGATCGAAGAAGTGGACGGCGGCCGCCTGCGTATGAACTTCAAAGGCGATAAGTCCCTGGATACCGAC includes these proteins:
- a CDS encoding NarK family nitrate/nitrite MFS transporter, whose product is MSSDSLNLFSFKGKIRVLHLTWIAFFITFFAWFNHAPLLMAIAGSLSLTSDQVKTLLILNVALTIPARVIIGMLTDKYGPRLTYSLLLAVGSIPCFIFALADSFTAAAIGRFLLGFIGAGFVIGIRMVSEWFPAKQLGTAEGIYGGWGNFGSAAGAMTLPTIALLFGGEDGWRYAIGITGAIALVYSVIYYRSVTDTPKGGTYFKPKKIGGMEVSSPSDFVLLLIMKVPMYAALALLTWKLSPAGVGMLAMPVAIVIYVSLVALYVFDAKKCYDINKEIFVKLPEPIHRYKFKQVAVLNILYFATFGSELAVISMLPLFFSETFTLDPVKAGLLASAYAFMNLMSRPAGGLISDRFGRKSTLLILTAGLALGYLTMSMIDAEWPLYLAVAAAMACSFFVQSGEGAVFAVVPLIKRRLTGQIAGMTGAYGNVGAVFYLTILSMVSYQTFFLVIAGTAVLGFVTLLFLEEPEGQMAEVMPDGSVSLIDVA
- a CDS encoding bifunctional protein-serine/threonine kinase/phosphatase, which produces MNTTCKTITVPDSDQQASNSENLEFATATECGQSAYNDDAVAVYRATGSDLRYRGSLAAIADGVGSAEAGGAAARAAVSGFISDYYSTPDSWSVKQAAARVLHALNGWLYRQSGGADEVQRGWLTTFSAVVLKGSTAHLIHIGDSRIYRLRDGNLECLTRDHSRTLGPGRTFLSRALGMDAHIEVDYRQEPLEAGDLFCVTTDGIHDFLPTKQFKQLLEAHQLEAAQPLMAAALDNGSKDNLSLALCRVNVLDSLEADDVMLATSQLPFPPPLQPGNKIDGYEVLQELHASSRSYLYLVRDMESDELRALKAPSENFSDDPAYIERFIAEEWTGRRLEHPAIVKVFPPRKERKFLYHVMEYVDGQNLRQWMQLNPEPPLDQVRNLVQQLVSALRRLQRLEIVHGDLKPENIMVDSSGRLKLIDLGGANAAGLQELLRYQDSAPPGSKNYCAPEYFFGDAASHRSDIFSLGVIAYEMLTGHYPYKERFGSNHYQLKHYASLRYRSASRQREDIPDWIDGALRRACAPDPKNRYPALSEFVHDLSTPNKRFDTTEKPPLMERNPLLFWQTVAVLAILSHLLYFL